The following are encoded in a window of Crocosphaera sp. UHCC 0190 genomic DNA:
- a CDS encoding alpha-ketoacid dehydrogenase subunit beta, whose amino-acid sequence MAETLLFNALRQAIDEEMGRDETVFVLGEDVGHYGGSYKVTKDLCKKYGDLRVLDTPIAENSFTGMAVGAAMTGLRPIIEGMNMGFLLLAFNQIANNAGMLRYTSGGNFKIPMVIRGPGGVGRQLGAEHSQRLEAYFHAVPGLKIVACSTPYNAKGLLKAAIRDDNPVLFFEHVLLYNLKENLPETEYIVPLDKAEIVRKGKDVTILTYSRMRHHCVQALKQMEQEGYDPEIIDLISLKPFDLQTIGDSIRKTHRVIIVEECMKTGGIAAELIALINDNFFDELDAPVVRLSSQDIPTPYNGMLERLTIVQPPKIVEAVEKLMTLRI is encoded by the coding sequence ATGGCAGAGACTTTATTATTCAATGCACTTCGTCAAGCCATTGATGAAGAAATGGGACGAGATGAGACAGTGTTTGTCTTAGGGGAAGATGTGGGCCACTATGGGGGTTCCTACAAAGTTACCAAAGATCTCTGTAAGAAGTATGGAGACTTACGGGTTTTGGATACCCCTATTGCGGAAAATAGCTTTACAGGAATGGCAGTCGGGGCCGCGATGACAGGTTTACGGCCTATCATTGAAGGCATGAATATGGGCTTTTTATTGTTAGCCTTTAACCAAATTGCCAATAATGCGGGAATGTTGCGCTATACTTCCGGTGGTAACTTCAAAATTCCCATGGTAATTCGTGGCCCAGGGGGTGTAGGCCGACAATTAGGGGCCGAACATTCTCAACGGTTAGAAGCCTATTTTCATGCGGTTCCCGGCTTAAAAATTGTGGCTTGTTCTACGCCTTATAATGCCAAAGGACTCCTCAAAGCAGCTATTCGGGATGATAACCCCGTTCTCTTTTTTGAACACGTTTTACTCTACAACCTCAAAGAAAATCTCCCTGAAACTGAATATATTGTCCCTTTAGACAAGGCAGAAATTGTCCGTAAAGGAAAAGATGTAACCATTCTTACCTATTCTCGAATGCGTCATCATTGTGTACAGGCCCTCAAACAAATGGAACAGGAAGGCTATGATCCGGAGATTATTGATTTAATTTCCCTCAAACCCTTTGACTTACAAACCATTGGGGACTCCATACGCAAAACTCATCGGGTGATTATTGTGGAAGAATGTATGAAAACCGGGGGCATTGCCGCAGAATTAATTGCCCTAATTAATGATAACTTTTTTGATGAATTAGATGCCCCCGTGGTGCGATTATCCTCTCAAGACATTCCTACCCCTTACAATGGAATGTTAGAAAGATTGACCATTGTTCAACCCCCGAAAATCGTTGAAGCAGTGGAAAAATTAATGACCCTGCGAATCTAA
- a CDS encoding sodium-dependent bicarbonate transport family permease: MEFLSDFLTKFVAQLQSPTLGFLIGGIVIAALGSELTIPDPVYQFIVFMLLMKVGLTGGQAIRDSNLVEMLLPALFAVLIGILIVFIGRYTLAKLPKIRVVDALATAGLFGAVSGSTMAAALTILDEQGLAYEPWSAALYPFMDIPALVTAIVVASIYLNKKSNNYLSKEESLSDREYPATRQEYLSKQRGTGGNQVEIWPIIKESLQGSALSALLLGLALGLLTEPESVYKTFYEPLFRGFLSVLMLIMGMEAWARLGELRKVAQWYAVYAFVAPLIHGFIAFGLGMIAHKLTGFSLGGVVILAVIASSSSDISGPPTLRAGIPSANPSAYIGASTAVGTPVAIALCIPLFTGLAQALGG; the protein is encoded by the coding sequence GTGGAATTCTTATCTGATTTCTTGACAAAATTCGTGGCGCAGTTGCAGTCCCCGACACTCGGCTTTTTGATTGGTGGCATTGTCATTGCCGCCCTCGGTAGCGAACTGACAATTCCAGATCCGGTCTATCAGTTCATCGTCTTCATGCTGCTGATGAAAGTCGGACTGACTGGTGGACAGGCGATCCGCGACTCCAATCTAGTGGAGATGCTGCTGCCCGCGTTGTTTGCCGTTCTAATTGGTATCCTTATCGTGTTCATCGGGCGCTATACGTTGGCAAAGCTGCCGAAGATCAGGGTCGTGGATGCCCTTGCGACTGCGGGTTTATTTGGAGCTGTAAGTGGCTCTACCATGGCCGCCGCCCTGACGATTTTAGACGAGCAAGGCCTTGCATACGAGCCCTGGTCCGCCGCCCTCTATCCCTTCATGGACATTCCAGCACTTGTGACTGCGATCGTCGTGGCCAGCATTTATCTCAACAAGAAGTCCAACAACTATCTCAGCAAGGAAGAGTCTCTCAGCGATCGGGAGTATCCCGCCACCAGGCAAGAGTATCTCAGCAAGCAGCGCGGTACCGGAGGCAACCAGGTCGAGATATGGCCTATTATAAAGGAAAGCCTCCAAGGATCAGCCCTATCAGCACTGCTACTCGGCCTCGCTCTAGGCCTGTTAACCGAGCCGGAAAGTGTCTATAAGACCTTCTACGAGCCCCTCTTCCGAGGCTTTCTTTCGGTACTGATGTTGATCATGGGTATGGAGGCATGGGCAAGGCTCGGTGAGCTACGCAAGGTAGCCCAGTGGTACGCGGTATATGCTTTTGTGGCACCTCTGATCCATGGATTTATCGCCTTCGGTCTCGGCATGATTGCCCACAAGTTAACGGGATTCAGCCTTGGCGGCGTAGTGATCCTGGCCGTCATCGCTTCCTCCAGTTCAGACATCTCCGGTCCGCCCACGTTACGCGCAGGTATCCCGTCGGCCAATCCCTCCGCCTACATCGGCGCTTCCACGGCCGTTGGCACACCGGTTGCGATTGCCTTGTGCATACCGCTCTTTACCGGGCTCGCCCAGGCACTGGGCGGCTGA
- a CDS encoding P-II family nitrogen regulator, producing MAKPAKKLVIVTEKILLKKIAKIIDEAGATGYTVLETGGKGSRNVRSSGQPTVSDIESNVKFEVLTENRDMAEKIADEIAVKFFNDYAGIAYICDAEVLYGHSFCGPDGC from the coding sequence ATGGCCAAGCCAGCCAAAAAGCTCGTTATCGTCACGGAAAAGATTCTGCTGAAAAAGATCGCCAAGATCATCGATGAAGCAGGGGCAACCGGTTATACGGTGTTGGAGACTGGCGGTAAAGGCAGTCGCAACGTGCGCTCATCAGGACAACCCACCGTTTCTGACATCGAGTCTAATGTAAAGTTCGAGGTGCTTACCGAAAATCGGGATATGGCCGAGAAGATTGCGGACGAGATCGCAGTGAAGTTTTTCAACGATTATGCGGGCATCGCCTATATCTGTGACGCGGAGGTACTGTATGGGCACAGTTTCTGCGGGCCAGACGGCTGTTGA
- a CDS encoding S1 RNA-binding domain-containing protein: MTSDSTSPKGSQISFSMDDFAKALEQHDYHFEKGQVIRGKVIQHTTDGAYVDIGGKSIAYVPLKEADLQFEPNLAEVLPLNTDWEFLITSEQNSEGQVQLSRRQLQLQAAWENLAEIAEMGHSVQVRVTGTNKGGVIGEVEGLRGFIPRSHLQEKENLSSLVGQLLTATFLEVNQENNKLVLSQRRAIAAASMNKLEVGKLVSGKVAKIQPYGVFVDFDGVSGLLHITQVSGSRVDALTTIFQYGQDIQVMILNIDEYKNRISLSTKILENYPGEILEKFDEVMATASTRVAQAQEKMAEEAQS; the protein is encoded by the coding sequence ATGACTTCAGATTCTACCTCCCCTAAAGGTTCCCAAATTTCCTTCTCAATGGATGACTTTGCTAAGGCCCTTGAACAACATGATTATCATTTTGAAAAGGGACAAGTTATTCGGGGTAAGGTGATTCAACATACTACTGATGGGGCTTATGTTGATATTGGTGGCAAATCAATCGCCTATGTGCCTTTAAAAGAAGCTGACTTGCAATTTGAACCCAATTTGGCTGAGGTTCTTCCCCTAAATACAGACTGGGAATTTCTCATCACTAGCGAGCAAAATTCTGAGGGACAAGTTCAACTTTCCCGTCGTCAATTACAACTACAAGCCGCTTGGGAAAATCTGGCAGAAATCGCTGAAATGGGCCATTCTGTCCAAGTGCGCGTGACGGGAACCAATAAAGGGGGCGTTATTGGTGAGGTGGAAGGGTTGCGGGGGTTTATTCCGCGATCGCATCTCCAGGAAAAAGAAAACTTGAGTTCTTTGGTGGGCCAGTTGCTCACCGCGACTTTCTTAGAAGTGAATCAAGAAAATAATAAATTAGTTTTGTCTCAACGTCGGGCGATCGCAGCGGCAAGTATGAATAAACTGGAAGTAGGTAAATTAGTCAGTGGAAAAGTGGCAAAAATTCAACCTTATGGGGTTTTTGTCGATTTTGATGGGGTATCAGGATTATTACATATTACTCAAGTCAGTGGTTCTCGCGTTGATGCTTTGACCACAATTTTTCAATATGGCCAAGATATTCAGGTCATGATTTTGAATATTGATGAATACAAAAATCGCATTTCTCTTTCCACAAAAATCCTCGAAAATTATCCGGGAGAAATTCTTGAGAAATTTGATGAAGTGATGGCCACTGCATCTACTAGGGTTGCTCAAGCTCAGGAAAAAATGGCAGAAGAAGCACAGAGTTGA
- a CDS encoding DUF4335 domain-containing protein, translating into MSVQRYYSLPNCTLILEGLGDSFAPGDAQDSRPLLSILVNAECRFVGIPQALHGGRVFLENLVKVVSAYAQEYLSGIPHPVDLQTKEDRIRLEKIAGKHLHRLTWYPAEDNNNPVEITLTTVQLFDLVEGIDQFFADSRTLPDLTLQLQPVSRRYRPPDEPFAQRVVPATLGIISVVLAAFAFYFVPIPEVREPEPKLPVTPTQPIPNSAPSNSTPPNQ; encoded by the coding sequence ATGAGCGTTCAACGTTACTATAGTTTGCCAAATTGCACCTTGATTTTAGAAGGGTTAGGGGATAGTTTTGCTCCTGGGGATGCTCAAGATAGTCGTCCCCTCCTCTCCATTTTGGTTAATGCGGAATGTCGCTTTGTCGGCATTCCTCAAGCTTTGCATGGGGGGCGCGTGTTCTTAGAAAATTTAGTCAAAGTTGTGAGTGCCTACGCCCAAGAATATTTGAGTGGTATTCCTCATCCCGTCGATCTCCAAACCAAAGAAGATCGGATTCGCTTAGAAAAAATTGCGGGCAAACATCTCCATCGTTTGACCTGGTATCCTGCCGAGGACAATAATAATCCGGTGGAAATCACCTTAACCACGGTGCAATTATTCGACTTAGTAGAAGGGATCGATCAGTTTTTTGCCGATAGTCGTACCTTACCGGATTTAACTCTACAATTACAGCCCGTTTCCCGTCGCTATCGTCCCCCTGATGAACCCTTCGCCCAACGGGTGGTTCCCGCAACCTTGGGCATTATCAGTGTCGTCCTGGCAGCCTTTGCTTTCTATTTTGTCCCTATTCCCGAAGTCCGCGAACCAGAACCTAAATTACCAGTCACACCCACACAACCAATCCCTAATTCAGCCCCATCTAATTCTACGCCCCCTAATCAATAA
- a CDS encoding DUF3038 domain-containing protein, with amino-acid sequence MSDSSSPVASKPTILNVLPDFTISGQRCAARIQQQIDLLLLALEALELGASEHMLATLKELNLQEIIRGRIALWRLRSTNPWRRSYNRDTLTLEQAKSLVIIASYRVKPLTVQIRQLLLAEQQMREKGLPVSCHFLLAEYLDQFRSHFQSRMNPRRAKVSIYLGSEDELNELALFLLKQLLFCTGTTGMQRFWISLFDGEVA; translated from the coding sequence ATGTCCGATTCTAGTTCTCCAGTTGCCTCAAAACCAACTATTTTAAATGTTCTGCCAGATTTTACGATTTCTGGGCAGCGATGTGCCGCCCGTATTCAACAACAAATAGACCTGTTGTTGCTGGCCCTCGAAGCCTTAGAATTGGGGGCTTCAGAGCATATGTTAGCCACCCTGAAAGAGTTAAACTTGCAGGAGATCATTCGAGGTCGAATAGCCTTGTGGCGGTTGCGTTCTACTAATCCCTGGCGGCGTTCCTATAACCGTGATACCCTAACCCTAGAACAAGCAAAATCCCTAGTCATTATCGCCAGTTATCGAGTTAAACCCTTAACCGTTCAAATTCGACAATTGTTATTAGCTGAACAACAAATGCGGGAGAAAGGTCTACCGGTCAGTTGTCACTTTCTCTTGGCAGAATATTTAGATCAATTTCGTTCCCATTTTCAGAGTCGGATGAACCCCCGTCGTGCTAAAGTTTCTATCTATCTAGGGTCAGAAGATGAGTTAAACGAATTGGCCCTATTTCTGCTCAAACAATTGTTATTTTGTACAGGAACCACCGGAATGCAACGGTTTTGGATTAGTTTGTTTGATGGGGAAGTCGCATGA
- the glmM gene encoding phosphoglucosamine mutase codes for MVISLSPNGSSRLNRPHTELSTNLFGQLAHLPNTPLFGTDGIRGKAGDLLTAPFALQLGFWAGQILKSNNIKLGPIIIGQDSRNSSDMLAMAIAAGLTSAGLEVWQLGLCPTPCVAYLTRKTEAIGGIMISASHNPPEDNGIKFFNADGTKLSQTLAQQIEDGLRGNIFLPGDEIETWGKTLHQPAFVEHYCQFLQKSLPESLNLQGMRVVLDLAWGASVKVAPAMFEALGAEVICLHDQADGDRINVNCGSTHLNLLQQAVIDHQADLGFAFDGDADRVMAVDNSGKAIDGDYILYLWGKCLLERGELPDNLLIGTVMANLGFERAWEALGGKFLRTAVGDRHVQAQMWETGAMLGGEQSGHIICHHYGVSGDGVQTALHLAALVRQSGVCLAELVQDSFQTYPQILRNVRVEDRELRRYWQECEPLQQAIAQAEKAMGNTGRVLVRASGTEPLIRVMVESERAEDASYWVEYLVAKVEEYLG; via the coding sequence ATGGTTATCTCCCTATCTCCAAACGGCAGTAGTCGTCTGAACCGTCCCCATACGGAACTGAGTACAAATTTATTCGGTCAGTTAGCCCATCTACCGAATACCCCCTTATTTGGGACTGATGGCATTCGGGGTAAAGCAGGAGACTTATTAACGGCCCCCTTTGCGCTTCAATTGGGATTTTGGGCCGGACAAATTTTAAAATCAAATAATATCAAACTTGGCCCCATTATTATTGGGCAAGACTCCCGCAACTCCAGCGATATGTTAGCAATGGCGATCGCCGCGGGACTAACCTCAGCCGGGTTAGAAGTATGGCAACTCGGCCTATGCCCTACGCCCTGTGTAGCCTATCTTACCCGCAAAACTGAGGCCATAGGAGGAATTATGATTTCTGCCAGTCATAACCCCCCAGAAGACAACGGAATCAAGTTTTTTAACGCAGATGGCACTAAATTATCTCAAACCCTCGCCCAACAAATTGAAGACGGGTTACGGGGCAATATTTTCCTCCCAGGAGACGAGATAGAGACTTGGGGCAAAACCTTACATCAACCCGCCTTTGTTGAGCATTATTGTCAATTCCTTCAGAAAAGCTTACCAGAGTCCTTAAACTTGCAAGGAATGCGGGTGGTGTTAGATTTAGCTTGGGGTGCATCTGTTAAAGTTGCCCCCGCCATGTTTGAAGCATTAGGGGCTGAAGTAATCTGTTTACATGACCAAGCAGACGGCGATCGCATTAATGTTAATTGTGGCTCAACTCACCTAAATTTGTTACAACAGGCAGTGATTGACCATCAAGCTGATCTAGGATTTGCCTTTGATGGAGATGCCGATCGCGTCATGGCCGTTGATAATAGCGGAAAAGCCATAGATGGGGATTATATCTTATACCTCTGGGGAAAATGCCTCCTAGAACGGGGAGAATTACCCGATAACCTGTTAATTGGGACTGTGATGGCCAATTTGGGGTTTGAACGAGCTTGGGAAGCTTTAGGAGGTAAATTCCTGCGGACTGCTGTTGGCGATCGCCATGTTCAAGCCCAAATGTGGGAAACTGGGGCCATGCTTGGAGGTGAACAGTCAGGACACATCATCTGTCATCATTATGGGGTGTCAGGAGATGGAGTACAAACAGCATTACACCTAGCGGCCTTAGTGCGTCAGTCAGGGGTATGCTTAGCTGAGTTAGTTCAAGACAGTTTTCAAACCTATCCCCAAATTTTACGCAATGTGCGGGTTGAAGATCGAGAACTTCGCCGTTATTGGCAAGAATGCGAACCCCTACAACAAGCGATCGCCCAAGCAGAAAAAGCCATGGGAAACACAGGCCGGGTATTAGTGCGGGCCTCTGGTACCGAACCCCTAATTCGTGTCATGGTTGAATCAGAACGGGCAGAGGATGCCAGTTACTGGGTAGAATATTTAGTCGCTAAGGTTGAAGAATATTTGGGATAA
- a CDS encoding phospholipid carrier-dependent glycosyltransferase, with protein sequence MNGSKFNHIFSRWFPLAVGGIFFLSLILRFWHLGQFNRLVFDEVYYAKYANYYLIGKDFFNSHPPLSQYIIAIGIWLGSHFPASPDITNNLTGSFRSTLSYRWINAFVGSFLPLIVGAIAYQLTHRRSYTIIVAFLAAMDGLFLVESRYALNNIYLVIFGLLGHLLFLLFLNRTNYLYLTISGIFFGTAAAVKWNGLGFLFGIYLIIFLVYFKSILNKYFRSNKLIINNWGVFEIIKSLKISLLAFNLLIIPLFIYSILWLPHLLMNPQYDWWEVQQKIWKFHHNIGADSSVHPYCSKWYTWLVMVRPVAYFYERTKTESGTIIHDVHAMANPVLLWLSTGAILVILLVFILGKSKKICYKNNGLFIYILINYLTNLLPWIKVSRCTFFYHYMPSYVFSWLALGWIIEQCLNSKLIFCRRLGIVIILSIFIAFIYWLPIYIGLPLSQQGFNMRMLSNWI encoded by the coding sequence ATGAATGGCTCCAAATTTAATCATATTTTTTCGAGATGGTTTCCTTTGGCAGTGGGGGGAATTTTTTTCCTGTCATTGATTTTGCGGTTTTGGCATTTGGGACAGTTTAATCGTTTGGTTTTTGATGAAGTTTACTATGCTAAATACGCTAATTATTATTTAATTGGTAAAGATTTTTTCAATTCTCATCCTCCTCTCAGTCAATATATTATTGCTATCGGAATTTGGCTAGGTTCTCATTTTCCTGCTTCTCCTGATATCACCAATAATTTAACAGGTTCTTTCAGATCAACCCTGAGTTACCGATGGATAAATGCTTTTGTTGGATCCTTTCTTCCTTTAATAGTTGGGGCGATCGCTTATCAATTAACTCATCGTCGTAGTTACACAATAATTGTGGCTTTTTTAGCGGCAATGGATGGGTTGTTTTTAGTCGAATCTCGTTATGCGTTGAATAATATCTATTTAGTGATTTTTGGTTTATTAGGACATTTGTTATTTTTATTGTTTCTCAATAGAACCAATTATTTATATTTAACCATTAGTGGTATCTTTTTTGGAACTGCTGCTGCGGTTAAATGGAATGGTTTAGGGTTTTTATTCGGGATTTATTTAATAATTTTTCTAGTTTATTTCAAAAGTATATTAAATAAATATTTTAGGAGCAATAAATTAATTATCAATAATTGGGGTGTTTTTGAAATAATTAAATCTCTTAAAATATCTCTATTGGCTTTTAATTTATTAATCATTCCTTTGTTTATTTATAGTATTCTCTGGCTACCCCATCTATTAATGAATCCACAATATGATTGGTGGGAAGTCCAACAAAAAATCTGGAAGTTTCATCATAATATTGGTGCTGATTCATCGGTACATCCCTATTGTTCTAAATGGTATACTTGGTTAGTTATGGTTCGACCCGTGGCTTATTTTTATGAACGCACAAAGACTGAATCGGGGACTATTATTCATGATGTTCATGCAATGGCTAATCCAGTTTTGTTATGGTTGTCTACCGGAGCTATTTTAGTTATTTTATTGGTGTTTATCCTAGGAAAATCAAAGAAAATATGTTATAAAAATAATGGTTTATTTATTTATATATTAATTAATTATCTAACTAATTTACTCCCTTGGATTAAAGTAAGTCGCTGTACATTCTTTTATCATTATATGCCTTCTTATGTGTTTTCTTGGTTAGCTTTAGGTTGGATAATTGAACAATGTTTAAATAGTAAACTTATCTTTTGTCGCCGTTTAGGAATTGTCATAATATTATCGATTTTTATAGCTTTTATTTATTGGTTGCCTATTTATATAGGATTGCCTTTATCTCAACAAGGATTTAATATGAGAATGTTATCAAATTGGATATAA
- the radA gene encoding DNA repair protein RadA has protein sequence MAKTRTVYICSTCGAESLQWFGKCEACQAYGTLEEQMLAPNNPTGAARGGWQSNNRGENRGNVAPKPRISVPFNDITEEEQARFPSGYGELDRVLGGGVVPGSLVLIGGDPGIGKSTLLLQTANQLSQSLPRILYVSAEESGQQIKLRASRLGVAEASSVTEAKEAETNGKNGKRKATKKTPEVDGGANLFILPETDLEEILRELESLQPQVAIIDSIQTLYFAALTSAPGSVAQVRECTSALMQVAKRDNITLFIVGHVTKEGAIAGPRVLEHLVDTVLYFEGDRYASHRLLRSVKNRFGPTHEIGIFEMAEHGLVEVANPSELFLGNRDEFAPGTATVVACEGTRPLVVELQALVSPTSYSSPRRSTTGVDYSRLQQILAVLEKRVGIPLSKLDAYVASAGGLGVEEPAADLGVAIAIVASFRDRIVDPRTVLIGEVGLGGQVRLVSQMELRLKEAAKLGFKRAIVPKGQSFADDIGLEIIPVAKVIDAIIAAIPPQQKFGEEMPDFSPEETDEENF, from the coding sequence ATGGCTAAAACACGAACTGTCTATATTTGTAGTACCTGTGGGGCCGAATCTCTCCAATGGTTCGGTAAATGTGAGGCTTGTCAAGCTTATGGTACCTTAGAAGAGCAAATGTTAGCCCCTAATAACCCGACGGGGGCGGCACGAGGCGGATGGCAGTCGAATAATCGTGGGGAAAATCGGGGGAATGTTGCCCCAAAACCTCGTATTTCTGTTCCTTTTAATGATATTACGGAAGAGGAACAAGCGCGGTTTCCTTCAGGCTATGGGGAATTAGATCGGGTTTTAGGGGGAGGAGTTGTCCCCGGTTCTTTAGTCTTAATTGGCGGTGATCCTGGTATCGGAAAATCGACCTTATTATTACAAACCGCTAATCAATTATCTCAAAGTTTACCACGTATTCTCTATGTTTCGGCTGAAGAATCAGGACAACAAATTAAGTTAAGAGCATCTCGCTTGGGGGTAGCAGAAGCGAGTAGTGTAACTGAGGCGAAAGAAGCAGAAACTAATGGGAAAAATGGCAAACGAAAAGCCACAAAAAAGACTCCAGAAGTAGACGGTGGGGCCAACCTTTTTATTTTACCAGAAACGGATTTAGAGGAGATTTTAAGAGAGTTAGAATCTTTACAGCCCCAAGTGGCTATTATTGATAGTATTCAAACCTTATACTTTGCTGCTTTAACTTCTGCCCCTGGTTCCGTTGCTCAAGTCAGAGAATGTACTTCTGCTTTAATGCAAGTAGCAAAACGGGATAATATTACTTTATTTATTGTCGGTCATGTGACTAAAGAAGGGGCGATTGCAGGGCCAAGAGTTTTAGAACATTTGGTCGATACAGTCTTATATTTTGAAGGCGATCGCTATGCGTCCCATCGTCTGTTAAGATCCGTTAAAAATCGCTTTGGCCCCACCCATGAAATCGGTATTTTTGAAATGGCAGAACATGGGTTAGTTGAAGTAGCTAACCCCTCGGAATTATTCTTGGGAAATCGAGATGAATTTGCCCCAGGAACTGCTACTGTTGTTGCTTGTGAAGGGACCCGTCCTTTGGTAGTAGAATTACAAGCTTTAGTCAGTCCTACGAGTTATTCCTCTCCCCGTCGTTCGACTACTGGTGTTGATTATAGTCGCTTACAACAAATTTTGGCAGTATTAGAAAAAAGGGTAGGAATTCCTTTATCAAAATTAGATGCTTATGTCGCTTCTGCGGGGGGTTTAGGGGTAGAAGAACCAGCCGCAGATTTGGGGGTTGCTATTGCTATTGTAGCGAGTTTTCGAGATAGAATTGTTGACCCTAGAACTGTGTTAATTGGTGAGGTAGGATTAGGGGGACAAGTTCGTTTAGTATCTCAAATGGAATTACGATTAAAAGAGGCTGCCAAGTTAGGATTTAAACGCGCAATTGTGCCAAAAGGACAGAGTTTTGCTGATGATATTGGCTTAGAAATTATTCCCGTTGCTAAGGTGATTGATGCTATTATTGCTGCTATTCCTCCTCAACAAAAGTTTGGGGAAGAAATGCCTGATTTTAGTCCAGAGGAAACTGATGAAGAGAATTTCTAA
- the rpaB gene encoding response regulator transcription factor RpaB has translation MEIHKEKILVVDDEASIRRILETRLSMIGYDVVTAADGEEALDIFHDTTPDLVVLDVMMPKLDGYGVCQELRKESDIPIIMLTALGDVADRITGLELGADDYVVKPFSPKELEARIRSVLRRVEKNGAPGIPSSGVISIGSIKIDTNKRQVYKGDERIRLTGMEFSLLELLVSRSGEPFSRSEILQEVWGYTPERHVDTRVVDVHISRLRAKLEDDPSNPELILTARGTGYLFQRILEPGEEL, from the coding sequence TTGGAAATTCATAAGGAAAAAATTCTCGTGGTTGATGATGAAGCCAGCATTCGCCGGATTTTGGAAACCCGTCTTTCCATGATTGGCTATGATGTTGTCACAGCCGCTGATGGAGAAGAAGCATTAGATATCTTTCACGATACCACCCCTGATTTAGTGGTTTTAGATGTAATGATGCCTAAATTAGATGGCTATGGAGTTTGTCAAGAATTACGCAAGGAATCGGATATTCCTATCATCATGTTAACCGCGTTGGGGGACGTGGCTGATCGCATTACAGGATTAGAATTAGGGGCTGATGATTATGTAGTCAAACCCTTTTCTCCCAAGGAATTAGAAGCCAGAATTCGCTCCGTTTTAAGACGGGTGGAAAAAAATGGCGCACCGGGAATTCCCAGTTCAGGGGTGATTAGTATTGGTTCGATCAAAATTGATACTAATAAGCGTCAGGTTTATAAAGGAGATGAACGTATTCGCCTGACGGGGATGGAATTTAGCTTATTGGAATTATTAGTTAGTCGTTCGGGGGAACCGTTTTCCCGTTCGGAAATTTTACAAGAAGTGTGGGGATATACGCCTGAACGTCATGTGGATACTAGGGTAGTCGATGTCCATATCTCTCGTTTAAGGGCTAAATTGGAAGATGATCCTAGTAATCCTGAGTTGATTCTTACAGCTAGGGGAACAGGTTATCTTTTTCAACGAATTTTAGAACCTGGTGAAGAATTGTAA